A single window of Paracoccus albus DNA harbors:
- a CDS encoding AAA family ATPase produces MTRIPFIKASFAASDETIADVQDRFVEHLRKLRSPPDDPPPEGADAESQQLRMAITRHNFRGRLPKADVAKIKARAGRIVAARAAASGLSHLKPDEVERLSVLRQGVRLTAIQSEDQADEIAAQLHQEMPWMAPATELVWHAMRRSAFDGEIGFRLPPMLLNGPPGIGKTRWATRLGELLDVPSLRIDASGEGASFGIAGLQRGWGSAGPGRILETVLNSLTGNPLIIIDEVEKAGIQSSTKGSTHGLTDALLPLLERSTAMAWSCPYFRVTLDMSWLSFILLANNIDRLPDPLLSRCSVVNLPALSVNELRSFAKQEGSRRGLSEASLAAVDSALSATEKMLGQASLRTVIRLLERAEVLERRPMLS; encoded by the coding sequence ATGACACGCATTCCCTTCATCAAAGCCAGTTTCGCCGCGAGCGACGAAACCATCGCCGATGTGCAGGACAGATTTGTCGAGCACCTGCGAAAGCTGCGCTCGCCCCCGGACGATCCGCCCCCGGAGGGCGCCGATGCAGAATCCCAGCAGCTTCGTATGGCGATCACCCGGCACAATTTCCGCGGACGCCTGCCGAAGGCCGATGTCGCCAAGATCAAGGCCCGTGCCGGGCGCATCGTCGCGGCGCGGGCAGCGGCAAGTGGCCTGAGCCATCTCAAACCCGACGAGGTCGAGCGGCTTTCCGTCCTCCGTCAGGGCGTGCGCCTGACTGCGATCCAGTCCGAGGATCAGGCGGACGAAATCGCGGCCCAGCTCCATCAGGAAATGCCCTGGATGGCGCCCGCCACCGAACTGGTCTGGCATGCCATGCGGCGTTCGGCATTCGATGGTGAGATCGGCTTTCGACTTCCGCCCATGCTCCTCAACGGCCCGCCCGGGATCGGCAAGACACGATGGGCCACCCGTCTTGGCGAATTGCTTGACGTGCCATCCCTGCGGATTGATGCCAGCGGCGAAGGTGCCAGCTTTGGTATCGCAGGCCTTCAGCGCGGTTGGGGCAGCGCCGGTCCGGGTCGGATTCTCGAGACGGTGCTGAACTCACTGACCGGCAATCCGCTGATCATCATCGACGAGGTTGAAAAGGCGGGTATCCAATCCTCGACGAAGGGTTCAACACATGGCTTGACCGACGCCCTGTTGCCTCTGCTGGAACGCTCGACTGCCATGGCCTGGAGCTGCCCCTATTTCCGGGTGACGCTGGACATGTCCTGGCTGTCCTTCATCCTGCTGGCGAACAACATCGACCGATTGCCGGACCCTCTGCTGAGCCGTTGCAGCGTGGTGAATCTGCCCGCGCTTTCCGTCAACGAGCTGCGCAGCTTCGCAAAGCAAGAGGGAAGCCGGAGGGGCCTGTCGGAAGCGTCACTCGCCGCGGTGGATAGCGCCCTCAGTGCGACCGAGAAGATGCTAGGCCAGGCAAGCCTGCGCACGGTGATCCGACTGCTTGAACGCGCAGAAGTGCTCGAACGCCGGCCGATGCTCAGCTGA
- a CDS encoding ABC transporter permease, translating to MSQMLCAEAITKYAFRSIGFGERLLPRTDFDLCSQVVLIGSGMLWNIYFGACALLIGFFIANAVAMAKASDSAFLRKPAEGFIFLFRGSPLFIQFFLGYQLFVLLPRAGIEVFGITIATGWLTKAWAGALIVLVLNTAAYSAQIFYGALQSVPKGDIEAADAFGMTGWRKFRRVVWPTMMRLAWPAYTNEAIFLFHATTLVFFASFPAFAQQGDGLYYANYFADKTFNPFVAYPIVAVYFVLLTLVLIGLFGIVNKRLNRHLPGATQKTRYRPKLIR from the coding sequence ATGAGCCAGATGCTCTGCGCCGAGGCGATTACGAAATATGCCTTTCGCTCTATCGGCTTTGGTGAGCGTCTGCTGCCGCGTACCGATTTCGACCTGTGTTCGCAGGTGGTACTGATCGGTTCCGGGATGTTGTGGAACATCTATTTCGGGGCGTGTGCGCTGCTCATCGGGTTCTTCATTGCGAATGCCGTCGCGATGGCGAAGGCGTCAGACAGCGCGTTCCTCCGCAAGCCGGCGGAGGGCTTTATCTTTCTGTTCCGCGGCAGTCCGTTATTCATACAATTTTTCCTTGGCTACCAACTGTTCGTGCTGCTGCCACGCGCGGGGATAGAGGTGTTTGGTATCACCATCGCCACGGGTTGGCTGACCAAGGCATGGGCTGGTGCGCTGATCGTGCTGGTGCTGAATACCGCGGCCTATTCGGCACAGATTTTCTATGGGGCGCTTCAATCCGTGCCGAAAGGCGACATCGAGGCTGCTGACGCTTTCGGTATGACGGGCTGGCGCAAGTTCAGGCGCGTCGTCTGGCCCACCATGATGCGTCTGGCCTGGCCGGCCTATACGAATGAGGCGATATTTCTGTTTCACGCGACCACGCTGGTTTTCTTCGCCAGCTTCCCTGCCTTCGCCCAACAGGGTGACGGGCTTTACTATGCGAACTATTTCGCCGACAAGACCTTCAATCCCTTCGTCGCCTATCCGATCGTTGCGGTTTACTTCGTCCTGTTGACACTCGTGCTGATCGGTTTGTTTGGCATCGTTAACAAGCGGCTCAACCGTCACCTGCCGGGTGCAACGCAAAAGACAAGATACCGCCCGAAACTGATCAGGTAA
- a CDS encoding glutamine synthetase family protein, giving the protein MNWLSEHPEVRTIRVAAADLNGVPRGKRVPARFAEKLLSEGTKFPYSVLNMDIWGEDIEDSPLVFETGDPDGLLMPTERGFMPMPWLEAPSALLPIWMFHSDGRPYEGDPRQALARVVDRYKAAGLTPVVATEMEFFVIDDSGKTLRVPPSPRSGKRRTGAETLSLRALDAFDQFFTRLYDACEAMDIPADTAISEAALGQFEINMMHQADPLKAADDAWLFKILTKGIAREFGFAASFMAKPYDVWSGSGLHMHFSLLDADGRNVFDDGGPKGSDTLRHAVAGLLRAMPGSTLIFAPHENSYDRLVPNAHAPTGIGWAYENRTAAIRIPASGPKARRIEHRVAGGDVNPYLMIAAILGAALNGIEDRAEPIPPFEGNAYDKGLSQLPGTWSEAIEAFSTCPDIKRIFPQHLIDNFVMTKRQELHYMAELTDEETIELYLDTV; this is encoded by the coding sequence ATGAACTGGCTTTCCGAACATCCCGAAGTGCGCACCATCCGTGTCGCGGCGGCTGACCTCAACGGCGTTCCGCGTGGCAAAAGGGTTCCGGCCCGCTTTGCCGAAAAGCTGCTGAGCGAGGGGACAAAATTTCCCTATTCCGTGCTCAACATGGATATATGGGGCGAGGATATCGAAGACAGTCCGCTCGTCTTTGAAACCGGCGATCCCGACGGGCTTCTGATGCCGACAGAGCGCGGCTTCATGCCCATGCCCTGGCTGGAGGCGCCATCCGCGCTGCTGCCGATCTGGATGTTCCATTCCGACGGTCGCCCATACGAGGGTGATCCAAGGCAGGCACTCGCCCGCGTGGTAGATCGCTACAAGGCGGCCGGGCTGACACCTGTTGTCGCGACCGAGATGGAATTCTTCGTCATCGACGATTCCGGCAAAACGCTGCGTGTTCCGCCAAGCCCTCGCTCTGGCAAACGCCGCACCGGGGCCGAAACGCTCAGCCTGCGCGCACTGGACGCGTTTGATCAATTCTTCACCCGCCTCTATGATGCCTGCGAAGCGATGGATATTCCCGCCGACACGGCGATTTCAGAAGCAGCACTTGGCCAGTTCGAAATCAACATGATGCACCAAGCCGATCCCCTGAAGGCGGCAGATGATGCATGGCTGTTCAAAATCCTGACCAAAGGGATAGCGCGCGAATTCGGCTTCGCCGCCAGCTTCATGGCAAAACCCTATGACGTCTGGTCGGGATCCGGATTGCATATGCATTTCTCGCTGCTGGACGCCGATGGCCGGAACGTCTTCGATGATGGCGGGCCGAAGGGGTCCGATACCTTGCGCCATGCCGTGGCCGGTTTGCTGCGCGCCATGCCCGGATCCACGCTGATATTCGCCCCGCATGAGAACAGCTATGACCGGTTGGTGCCGAACGCGCATGCGCCAACGGGAATCGGCTGGGCCTATGAAAATCGCACCGCGGCAATCCGCATCCCGGCCTCTGGCCCGAAGGCACGCCGGATTGAGCATCGCGTGGCTGGCGGCGATGTGAACCCCTACCTGATGATCGCCGCAATTCTCGGCGCCGCACTGAATGGAATCGAGGACAGGGCAGAACCCATCCCGCCGTTTGAAGGCAATGCCTATGATAAGGGCCTTTCCCAGCTACCCGGCACATGGTCCGAGGCGATAGAGGCGTTCAGCACCTGTCCCGATATAAAGCGCATCTTCCCCCAGCATCTGATAGACAATTTCGTGATGACCAAAAGGCAGGAACTGCACTATATGGCCGAGTTGACAGATGAAGAGACGATTGAGCTGTATCTGGATACGGTTTGA